Proteins from a single region of Pseudarthrobacter sp. NIBRBAC000502772:
- a CDS encoding MFS transporter, producing MAVSNSPGEETSTSQAWNPRLALLVAATFFMEFLDGTILTTAIPNIAGDFGVPAADVNITMTAYLITVAMGIPLSGWLAERVGARKVFCFAIALFTLASLACAISPDLTVLTLSRILQGVGGAMMVPVGTLLVLRGTPKSELLRATAFLVWPALLAPVLAPLVGGALTTYLSWHWIFLINLPLGAAAFIAALSLVPAGAGDRARRLDWLGLLLTTTGVGALVVGLELATAHPDGPWAAIGAAAGVCALAGAVLWMTRAKNPLFDLSVFSTRTFRAMATGGFVYRLTISSVPFLLPLMFQTGFGWSPLHAGIMVAAVFIGNIGIKPATTPLIRRFGFRAMLVFGSLASAVTFALCALLTPDTPQALIFALLVCSGAFRSIGFSAYASVQYADIAPSQLTSANSVSATLVQLAAGAGIAVGALLIRIFDGVAAFPTDHAGPFRGAFLTMAVLMLFSTADSLSLHRHAGAEVSRPGQARAEGQPPPPPGAGRVQPR from the coding sequence ATGGCAGTTAGCAATTCCCCGGGCGAGGAAACCAGCACAAGCCAGGCGTGGAATCCACGCCTGGCGCTACTGGTGGCTGCCACGTTCTTTATGGAGTTCCTGGACGGCACTATCCTCACCACCGCCATCCCCAACATCGCCGGCGACTTTGGCGTTCCAGCCGCCGACGTCAACATCACCATGACGGCCTACCTCATAACCGTGGCCATGGGCATCCCGCTCAGCGGCTGGCTTGCTGAACGCGTGGGGGCCCGCAAAGTATTCTGCTTCGCGATCGCCCTGTTCACACTGGCTTCACTGGCCTGCGCCATCAGCCCCGACCTGACTGTACTGACTCTGAGCCGGATCCTGCAGGGCGTCGGCGGGGCCATGATGGTTCCTGTCGGCACCCTCCTGGTACTGCGCGGCACACCCAAATCGGAGCTTCTCCGGGCGACGGCTTTCCTGGTGTGGCCCGCGCTGCTGGCGCCCGTACTGGCGCCGCTGGTAGGCGGCGCCTTGACCACCTACCTGTCGTGGCACTGGATCTTCCTCATCAATTTGCCACTGGGGGCGGCCGCGTTCATCGCCGCACTCAGTCTGGTACCAGCCGGCGCCGGAGACAGGGCACGCAGGCTCGACTGGCTGGGCCTGCTCCTCACCACCACCGGCGTGGGCGCCCTGGTGGTGGGCCTGGAGCTGGCCACTGCCCACCCCGACGGTCCATGGGCAGCTATCGGCGCTGCTGCAGGGGTATGCGCCCTCGCGGGCGCCGTGCTGTGGATGACGCGGGCCAAAAACCCTCTGTTTGATCTCAGTGTTTTTTCCACCCGCACATTCCGGGCCATGGCCACCGGCGGGTTCGTCTACCGCCTGACCATCAGTTCGGTGCCGTTCCTCCTGCCCCTGATGTTCCAGACCGGTTTCGGCTGGTCACCGCTGCACGCCGGAATCATGGTGGCGGCCGTGTTCATCGGCAACATCGGCATCAAGCCGGCCACCACGCCGCTGATCCGGCGTTTCGGTTTCCGGGCCATGCTGGTCTTCGGCTCTCTGGCATCGGCGGTGACCTTCGCCCTGTGCGCCCTGCTCACTCCGGACACGCCGCAGGCCCTGATCTTCGCCCTGCTCGTGTGCAGCGGGGCGTTCCGCTCCATTGGCTTCTCCGCCTACGCGTCGGTGCAGTACGCGGACATTGCACCCTCCCAGCTGACCTCGGCCAATTCCGTGTCGGCGACCCTGGTGCAGCTCGCCGCAGGCGCCGGCATCGCCGTTGGCGCCCTGCTGATCCGGATTTTCGACGGCGTGGCGGCCTTCCCCACGGATCACGCTGGCCCCTTCCGCGGAGCTTTCCTCACCATGGCCGTCCTGATGCTCTTCAGTACGGCGGACAGCCTGTCACTGCACCGGCACGCCGGCGCCGAGGTCAGCCGGCCTGGGCAAGCACGAGCGGAAGGACAGCCCCCGCCCCCGCCTGGCGCAGGGCGCGTCCAGCCACGGTAA